One Paraburkholderia caffeinilytica DNA segment encodes these proteins:
- the sapR gene encoding sap1 transcriptional regulator SapR, producing MPTAFAQTVEARFAELTPTSKRVASYMLANLDRLGLENADQIAQQAGTSGISVGRFLRSIGYQNLDDLKRELRGAQERPWLITDRLDAFRRASGQHDEATPAASGPDAATPAPNPALAHSLELETGAIQHVYQLAQSPVFARVAERISTADAVYILGIQSTRGISNAFYSYLEYIRPRVFYSDGMSGSYVDSLNSGFASPYLIVTDTRAYSMIARRYCEAATRRGLRFALVTDIYCPWARDFDGDLLQVKTDVGQFWDSLAPLTCLFNLLISAIVERLGPNIDERVARNRELQSEFDQFDL from the coding sequence ATGCCGACCGCTTTTGCACAAACCGTCGAAGCCCGCTTTGCCGAACTCACCCCCACTTCCAAGCGAGTCGCCAGCTACATGCTGGCGAATCTCGACCGGCTCGGCCTCGAAAACGCCGACCAGATCGCCCAGCAAGCCGGCACCAGCGGCATCTCGGTGGGCCGGTTCTTGCGCAGCATCGGCTACCAGAACCTCGACGACCTGAAGCGCGAACTGCGCGGCGCGCAGGAGCGCCCATGGCTGATCACCGACCGGCTCGACGCATTTCGCCGCGCCTCCGGCCAGCACGACGAAGCCACACCGGCCGCAAGCGGGCCTGATGCTGCTACCCCTGCTCCCAACCCGGCCCTCGCCCATTCGCTCGAACTTGAAACCGGCGCGATCCAGCATGTCTACCAGCTTGCGCAATCGCCGGTGTTTGCGCGCGTGGCCGAGCGCATTTCAACCGCCGACGCCGTGTATATCCTCGGCATTCAGTCCACGCGCGGCATCAGCAACGCGTTCTACAGTTACCTCGAATACATCCGCCCGCGCGTGTTCTATTCCGACGGCATGTCGGGCTCCTATGTCGATTCGCTGAACTCCGGGTTCGCGTCGCCGTATCTGATCGTCACCGATACGCGGGCCTATTCGATGATCGCGCGCCGCTATTGCGAGGCGGCCACCCGCCGGGGGCTGCGTTTCGCGCTCGTCACGGATATTTACTGTCCGTGGGCGCGCGACTTCGACGGCGATCTTCTGCAGGTGAAGACCGACGTCGGTCAATTCTGGGACTCGCTGGCGCCGCTCACGTGCCTGTTCAATCTGCTGATTTCGGCGATTGTCGAACGGCTCGGGCCGAACATCGACGAACGCGTTGCACGAAACCGCGAACTGCAAAGCGAATTCGACCAGTTCGACCTTTAA
- a CDS encoding ABC transporter ATP-binding protein, producing MSDALLKLERIETFYGPVQVHFDVNFQVRRGQIVSLLGGNASGKSTTTKLILGLHKPRSGSITFEGEAITGLSTPQIVRRGVGSVPEARRLFGDMTVRENLLMGAYTRRDRAAIEEDYERVLGLFPRVKERLAQKAGTLSGGEQQMLAMARALMSRPKLICMDEPTMGLSPLYVDKVLELIDTINRQGVTFFMVEQNASLALEIAHYGYVLQTGRVVLEGTAESLLGDERIRDAYLGGEAAATTAS from the coding sequence ATGAGCGACGCTCTACTGAAACTCGAACGCATCGAGACGTTTTATGGCCCCGTGCAGGTGCATTTCGACGTCAATTTTCAAGTTCGGCGCGGCCAGATCGTGAGTCTGCTCGGCGGCAACGCGAGCGGCAAATCGACCACCACGAAGCTGATCCTCGGTCTGCACAAGCCGCGCTCCGGCAGCATAACGTTCGAAGGCGAGGCGATCACGGGACTCAGCACGCCGCAGATCGTGCGGCGCGGTGTCGGCTCGGTGCCCGAGGCGCGGCGGCTGTTCGGCGACATGACGGTGCGTGAGAATCTGCTCATGGGCGCCTATACGCGGCGCGACCGCGCCGCCATCGAGGAAGACTACGAGCGCGTGCTGGGCCTTTTCCCGCGCGTGAAAGAGCGCCTGGCGCAAAAGGCCGGCACGCTCTCCGGCGGCGAGCAGCAGATGCTGGCCATGGCGCGCGCGCTGATGAGCCGCCCGAAACTGATCTGCATGGACGAACCCACCATGGGTTTGTCGCCGCTCTACGTCGATAAAGTGCTGGAACTGATCGACACGATCAACCGGCAAGGCGTGACGTTCTTCATGGTCGAGCAGAACGCCAGCCTCGCGCTGGAGATCGCGCATTACGGCTATGTGTTGCAGACCGGCCGCGTCGTGCTCGAAGGCACGGCGGAGTCGCTGCTCGGCGATGAGCGCATACGTGACGCGTATCTCGGTGGCGAAGCAGCGGCGACGACGGCGTCCTGA
- a CDS encoding ABC transporter ATP-binding protein gives MTQTLLDVRGMTRRFGGLTAVNGVDLSISEGELVSVIGPNGAGKSTLFNLITGLDTPDAGSVQFDGRDITGVRPEKLAALGLARTFQHGRVFGNLSVFDNVLIGAHVRLRATRTGWPIVGAIAEVARALVGPASIRREDAALRDEVREIVAGFGERLTPRIDHPAHSLSYANRRRVEIARALALHPRILLLDEPTAGMNESETAEMLVLIQQLKTRGLTILLIEHKLDMVMRLSDRVIVLDNGGKIAEGLPRDVRNDPRVIEAYLGHRNVGGAAAVRVAA, from the coding sequence ATGACACAGACTCTTCTCGACGTGCGCGGCATGACGCGGCGCTTCGGCGGACTGACCGCGGTGAACGGCGTCGATCTTTCGATTTCGGAGGGCGAACTCGTCAGCGTGATCGGGCCGAACGGTGCGGGCAAGTCGACGCTGTTCAATCTGATCACCGGGCTCGATACGCCGGACGCCGGCAGTGTGCAATTCGACGGCCGCGACATCACCGGCGTGCGGCCGGAAAAGCTGGCTGCGCTCGGACTTGCGCGGACGTTCCAGCATGGCCGCGTGTTCGGCAATCTGAGCGTGTTCGACAACGTGCTGATCGGCGCGCATGTGCGTTTGCGCGCTACCCGCACGGGCTGGCCGATTGTCGGCGCCATCGCCGAAGTCGCGCGCGCACTGGTCGGACCCGCTTCGATCCGACGTGAAGACGCGGCGTTGCGCGACGAAGTGCGCGAGATCGTCGCCGGGTTTGGCGAGCGTCTGACGCCACGCATCGATCATCCGGCGCATAGCCTGTCGTATGCGAACCGGCGGCGCGTCGAGATTGCCCGCGCACTCGCCTTGCACCCTCGCATCCTGCTGCTCGACGAGCCGACCGCGGGCATGAACGAGTCCGAAACCGCCGAAATGCTGGTGCTGATTCAGCAACTGAAAACGCGCGGGCTGACCATCCTGCTGATCGAGCACAAGCTCGACATGGTGATGCGCTTGTCGGATCGCGTGATCGTGCTCGACAACGGCGGGAAAATCGCCGAAGGGTTGCCGCGCGACGTGCGCAACGATCCGCGCGTGATCGAAGCGTATCTGGGCCATCGCAATGTCGGCGGCGCGGCGGCCGTGCGCGTCGCGGCCTGA
- a CDS encoding ABC transporter permease — protein MASWLDYTINGLIVGNIYALLAVGLALIFGVSHLINFAHGSVYMIGSFIGWLCLTRLGLPLPLALLAVVAGCGLLGIAIERIGLRPLQGAARIAPLLATIGISFVLDQCAQLLFGADPRPVPSTLPEWHFRLGGATIGSLDLLIAGIGVTAAAVLYVFLRFTRLGWAVRATAQDREAAQQMGVNVNGVNQAVFAIACALGGVSGLLVGMYYNSIDPAMGFQATLKGVVALLIGGLGNVPGAIVGSLLLGLVESYGVAIFGTSYRDLFAFVLLLLFLVWRPNGLFSGSRRLPSEPMTGTFLSAGQAVKVPRAVVIALTLAALALPFVASSSYLLQTLTNAWLYGMLALSLTLVAGTVGQISLGHAALLVIGAYASALLSMNLGWSPAVTILCAGLITAALGTLLVYPAFRLRGHYVSIATLGIGEVVSLVILNWDSLTRGPLGIAGIAPLSVFGWTPGSARAIYWFALGVLIVLALLQTRLLSSHLGRTLRAIREDEVAARSHGIRPNRYKAIAFAFGGLAAGISGGIAAHLYSYINNQTFDSQVSILALTMVILGGLGNVLGGIVGAVALIGLPEIFRWAADYRMLIYGLVLLLLVRFRPQGLLGTV, from the coding sequence ATGGCTTCATGGCTCGACTACACGATCAACGGACTGATCGTCGGCAACATCTATGCCTTGCTGGCGGTCGGCCTCGCGCTGATTTTCGGCGTGTCGCACCTGATCAACTTTGCGCACGGCTCGGTGTACATGATCGGCAGCTTCATCGGCTGGCTGTGTCTGACGCGGCTCGGTTTGCCATTGCCGCTGGCCTTGCTGGCGGTGGTGGCCGGCTGCGGGCTGCTGGGTATCGCGATCGAGCGCATCGGTTTGCGGCCGCTGCAGGGCGCGGCGCGCATCGCTCCGTTGCTCGCGACGATCGGTATCAGCTTCGTGCTCGATCAGTGCGCGCAGTTGCTGTTCGGCGCCGATCCGCGGCCCGTGCCGAGCACGCTGCCCGAGTGGCACTTTCGACTCGGCGGCGCGACGATCGGTTCGCTGGATCTGCTGATCGCCGGCATCGGCGTGACGGCGGCGGCCGTGCTCTATGTGTTCCTGCGTTTCACGCGCCTGGGCTGGGCCGTGCGCGCTACCGCGCAGGACCGGGAGGCGGCGCAGCAGATGGGCGTCAACGTCAACGGCGTCAATCAGGCGGTGTTTGCGATCGCGTGCGCGCTCGGCGGCGTGAGTGGCCTGCTGGTCGGCATGTACTACAACAGCATCGATCCGGCGATGGGCTTCCAGGCGACGCTGAAGGGCGTGGTGGCGTTGCTGATCGGTGGCCTCGGCAACGTGCCGGGTGCGATTGTCGGCAGCCTGCTGCTGGGACTCGTGGAGAGTTACGGTGTGGCGATCTTCGGCACCAGTTATCGCGATCTGTTCGCCTTCGTGTTGCTGCTGCTGTTTCTGGTGTGGCGCCCCAATGGACTTTTCAGCGGCAGCCGTCGTTTGCCGTCCGAGCCGATGACCGGCACGTTCCTGTCCGCCGGCCAGGCGGTGAAAGTGCCGCGCGCAGTGGTGATCGCGCTGACGCTGGCTGCGCTCGCGCTGCCGTTCGTCGCCAGTTCGTCCTATCTCCTGCAAACGCTCACCAATGCCTGGCTGTACGGAATGTTGGCGTTGAGCCTGACGCTGGTGGCGGGCACGGTCGGACAGATTTCGCTCGGCCATGCCGCGTTGCTGGTGATCGGGGCGTACGCGTCCGCATTGCTGTCGATGAACCTCGGCTGGTCGCCCGCCGTGACGATCCTGTGCGCCGGTCTGATCACCGCCGCGCTCGGCACGCTGCTGGTCTATCCGGCGTTCCGTTTGCGCGGCCACTATGTGTCGATTGCGACGCTTGGCATCGGCGAAGTGGTGAGCCTCGTGATCCTCAACTGGGACAGTCTGACGCGCGGCCCGCTCGGTATCGCGGGCATTGCGCCGCTGTCGGTGTTCGGCTGGACGCCGGGCAGCGCGCGTGCGATCTACTGGTTCGCGCTAGGCGTGCTGATCGTGCTGGCGCTCTTGCAAACGCGGCTGTTGAGTTCGCATCTGGGCCGCACGCTGCGTGCGATTCGCGAAGACGAGGTTGCCGCGCGCTCGCACGGCATCCGTCCGAATCGGTACAAGGCGATCGCATTTGCGTTCGGCGGGCTGGCCGCCGGCATCAGCGGCGGGATCGCGGCGCATCTGTATAGCTACATCAACAATCAGACCTTCGACTCGCAAGTGTCCATCCTCGCCTTGACGATGGTGATTCTCGGCGGCCTCGGCAACGTGCTGGGCGGCATCGTCGGCGCGGTTGCGCTGATCGGCTTGCCGGAGATTTTCCGCTGGGCCGCCGACTATCGGATGCTGATCTACGGGCTGGTATTGCTGCTGCTGGTGCGGTTCAGGCCGCAGGGTTTGCTGGGAACGGTATGA
- a CDS encoding ABC transporter substrate-binding protein, with translation MKHVSKSSRNNWSRWLKTLPVLAAVVGITATSPAHAGAAAGEPYLVGVSGPLTGQDAQYGTQWKRGFDLALEQINSQGGIKGRPLAYDFEDSRGDPRQAVSIAQKFVGDPHILLELGDLSSTTSMAASPIYQRGQLVQFGFTNSHPDFTKGGDYMWSTALSQAEEQPLLAHYATKELGFKRIAVLYLNTDWGRTSKDIFSKAAAQDGAQVVAAEGYQPTEKDFRATLVRVNEAKPDSLVLISYYADGAQIVRQARSSGLTQPIAAVGSVYSPKFLELAGEAANGVFTESNFFPGDKRPEVQDFVQRYRAKYNGEPDTFAARAYDAMIVSAEVIRRYGVTRQAVHDGLKQIKDVPSLIFGKVQFDQATRRVAGARSVYLVVKDNQFTQWDGAKPLVASR, from the coding sequence ATGAAGCACGTATCCAAATCATCGCGGAACAACTGGTCACGCTGGCTGAAAACGCTGCCGGTGCTCGCCGCCGTGGTGGGCATCACCGCAACCTCGCCGGCCCATGCCGGCGCAGCCGCGGGCGAGCCGTATCTGGTCGGCGTGAGTGGGCCGCTGACCGGACAGGACGCGCAATACGGCACGCAGTGGAAGCGCGGCTTCGATCTCGCGCTGGAGCAGATCAACAGCCAGGGCGGCATCAAGGGCCGCCCGCTTGCCTACGACTTCGAGGATAGCCGCGGCGACCCGCGTCAGGCAGTGTCGATCGCGCAGAAGTTCGTCGGCGATCCGCACATTCTGCTGGAGCTGGGCGATCTGTCGAGCACGACCTCGATGGCCGCGTCGCCGATTTATCAGCGTGGACAACTCGTGCAATTCGGCTTCACCAATTCGCACCCTGACTTCACGAAGGGGGGCGACTACATGTGGAGCACGGCGCTGAGTCAAGCCGAAGAGCAGCCGTTGCTCGCGCATTACGCGACGAAAGAACTCGGCTTCAAGCGCATTGCCGTGCTCTATCTGAATACCGACTGGGGCCGCACCAGCAAGGACATTTTCTCGAAGGCCGCCGCGCAGGATGGCGCACAGGTCGTCGCGGCGGAAGGCTATCAGCCGACTGAAAAAGATTTCCGCGCGACGCTAGTGCGCGTGAACGAAGCGAAGCCCGACTCGCTCGTGCTGATCTCGTACTACGCGGACGGTGCGCAGATCGTGCGCCAGGCGCGTTCGTCAGGGTTGACGCAACCGATCGCGGCGGTGGGCTCGGTCTATTCGCCGAAGTTTCTCGAACTGGCCGGCGAGGCGGCGAACGGCGTGTTCACCGAATCGAATTTCTTCCCCGGCGACAAGCGGCCTGAAGTGCAGGACTTCGTGCAGCGCTATCGCGCGAAATACAACGGCGAGCCCGATACCTTCGCCGCGCGTGCCTACGACGCGATGATCGTTTCGGCGGAAGTCATTCGCCGCTACGGCGTGACGCGTCAGGCGGTGCATGACGGTCTGAAGCAGATCAAGGACGTGCCGAGCCTGATCTTCGGCAAGGTGCAGTTCGATCAGGCGACGCGCCGCGTGGCCGGTGCACGCAGTGTGTACCTGGTCGTCAAGGACAATCAGTTCACGCAATGGGACGGTGCGAAGCCGCTGGTCGCTTCCAGATAA
- a CDS encoding LysR family transcriptional regulator, whose translation MELHQLEAFSAVMSAGSITGAGRLLERSQPAVTRQIQELEADLGYALFNRHGPRVTPTHRAFLLYEEVERSLIGLKTIEQRARAIGLGEAEPLRVAATPALAASIVPPAIASLPPLGHAPQFQLRSLSAEHVVHEVLTRTADIGLVTLPIGHAGLDIHWIAEAPCVALVQSGDPLATQPHIGLRDLADRRIVTVANRFRLRHRIDAAFAAERLSADVFLETNASLNAVMAARAGAGVAIVDPATGLGLSIEGVTARPLDCAIPFFFGLVTPAGKPRRPAVDALLQAIEHATRELLEGVVLHPAQQHDALLQRETRVSRARNKHPEYTA comes from the coding sequence ATGGAGCTGCATCAACTCGAAGCGTTTTCGGCGGTCATGTCCGCCGGCAGCATCACCGGTGCGGGACGTTTGCTCGAACGCTCGCAGCCGGCCGTCACGCGTCAGATTCAGGAACTCGAGGCGGACCTGGGCTATGCGCTGTTCAATCGCCATGGCCCGCGTGTCACGCCGACGCATCGCGCGTTTCTGCTTTACGAAGAAGTCGAGCGTTCGCTGATCGGGCTGAAAACCATCGAGCAACGGGCGCGCGCCATCGGTCTCGGCGAAGCGGAACCGCTGCGCGTGGCAGCCACGCCCGCGCTGGCGGCGTCGATCGTGCCACCTGCCATCGCCTCGCTGCCGCCGCTCGGCCACGCGCCGCAATTCCAGTTGCGCAGTTTGTCGGCGGAACACGTCGTGCATGAGGTATTGACCCGTACCGCGGATATCGGGCTGGTCACGCTGCCGATCGGGCATGCGGGGCTCGACATCCACTGGATCGCCGAAGCGCCCTGCGTGGCGCTTGTGCAAAGCGGCGACCCGCTTGCCACGCAGCCGCACATCGGGCTGCGCGATCTGGCGGACCGGCGCATCGTCACCGTGGCGAACCGGTTTCGGCTGCGGCATCGGATCGACGCGGCGTTCGCGGCCGAGCGCCTGTCCGCCGACGTGTTTCTCGAAACCAATGCCTCTTTGAACGCGGTGATGGCCGCACGCGCGGGCGCCGGTGTCGCGATCGTGGATCCCGCCACCGGACTCGGCCTGTCGATCGAAGGCGTGACGGCGCGACCGCTCGATTGCGCGATTCCGTTCTTCTTCGGCCTCGTGACGCCGGCGGGCAAACCGCGCCGCCCTGCCGTCGACGCGTTGCTGCAAGCCATCGAACACGCGACCCGTGAACTGCTGGAAGGCGTGGTGCTGCATCCCGCCCAGCAACACGATGCGCTGCTACAGCGCGAAACGCGCGTCTCCCGTGCGCGCAACAAACACCCGGAATACACAGCATGA
- a CDS encoding NAD(P)-binding domain-containing protein, whose product MNRLDALEARLREDLRWLELPAPSWVPPRFAGAERILDVAVIGGGMAGLAAAAELRWLGIDNLQVFDRAPSGHEGPWVSFARMETLRSPKQLTGPALRMPALTFRAWYEAQFGTVAWDALYKIPRTQWMDYLRWYRRVLDLPVHNDTTLTALRPRDDGLLALDLVEADARRTVLARHVVLATGRDGLGGPSVPAIANTVARRYWAHSADAIDFAALAGKRVGVVGAGASAFDNAATALEAGAAGVDLFIRRDDIPRVNKLTGIGSPGLVHGFADLDDPVKWRFLHYAQAEQTPPPRDSVLRVSRHAGARFHVGSPLVTLDELDGALAVTTPKGRYVVDFLIFATGFHSDIATRAEFAPFARFVRRWKDRYRADPSLPSHELAESPDLGAAFAFQEREPGTCAALTRIHCFNHAASLSHGKLSGDIPAISDGAQRLARGIASRLFDADRERHYQALLAFDTAELRGDEWTDADASPDTSRARLQAKNTAENAAENTAENTD is encoded by the coding sequence ATGAATCGCCTTGACGCACTCGAAGCCCGCTTGCGTGAAGATCTGCGCTGGCTGGAATTGCCCGCGCCCTCATGGGTCCCACCGCGTTTCGCCGGCGCCGAGCGCATACTCGATGTCGCCGTGATTGGCGGCGGCATGGCGGGGCTCGCCGCGGCAGCGGAACTGCGCTGGCTCGGCATCGACAATCTGCAGGTGTTCGACCGCGCGCCATCGGGACACGAAGGCCCGTGGGTGTCGTTCGCACGAATGGAAACGCTGCGCTCGCCCAAGCAGCTCACCGGGCCCGCGCTGCGCATGCCGGCGCTCACATTTCGCGCGTGGTACGAAGCGCAATTCGGCACCGTCGCGTGGGATGCGCTCTACAAGATTCCGCGCACACAGTGGATGGACTATCTGCGCTGGTATCGCCGCGTGCTCGATCTCCCGGTGCACAACGACACCACGTTGACCGCACTGCGTCCGCGCGACGACGGCCTGCTTGCTCTCGATCTCGTTGAAGCCGATGCACGGCGCACGGTGCTCGCGCGGCATGTCGTGCTCGCCACCGGGCGCGACGGTTTGGGCGGCCCGTCCGTGCCGGCAATCGCCAACACGGTTGCACGCCGCTATTGGGCGCACTCCGCGGATGCAATCGATTTCGCCGCATTGGCCGGCAAGCGCGTCGGTGTCGTCGGCGCGGGCGCGTCCGCCTTCGACAATGCGGCGACCGCGCTCGAAGCCGGTGCGGCCGGCGTCGATCTGTTTATCCGCCGTGACGACATTCCACGCGTGAACAAGCTGACGGGCATCGGCAGTCCGGGCCTCGTGCACGGTTTCGCCGATCTCGACGATCCGGTCAAATGGCGTTTCCTGCACTACGCGCAGGCCGAGCAAACGCCGCCGCCACGAGACAGCGTGCTGCGGGTGTCACGCCATGCCGGCGCACGCTTTCACGTCGGCAGCCCGCTTGTTACGCTCGACGAGCTCGACGGCGCGCTCGCCGTGACGACACCGAAAGGCCGCTACGTGGTGGACTTTCTGATCTTCGCGACCGGCTTTCACTCGGATATCGCCACGCGCGCCGAATTCGCGCCGTTCGCCCGCTTTGTGCGGCGCTGGAAAGACCGCTATCGCGCGGACCCGTCGCTGCCGTCGCACGAACTGGCCGAGTCGCCGGATCTCGGCGCCGCGTTCGCATTTCAGGAGCGCGAGCCCGGCACCTGTGCCGCACTGACGCGGATTCATTGCTTCAATCATGCGGCAAGCCTCAGCCACGGCAAGCTCTCCGGCGACATCCCCGCGATCAGCGACGGCGCGCAGCGCCTTGCGCGCGGCATCGCGAGCCGCCTGTTCGACGCGGATCGCGAGCGGCACTATCAGGCGCTGCTCGCCTTCGATACAGCAGAGCTGCGCGGGGACGAATGGACCGATGCGGATGCGTCGCCCGACACTTCTCGCGCTCGCCTGCAAGCAAAGAACACTGCTGAAAATGCCGCTGAAAACACCGCTGAAAACACCGATTAA
- a CDS encoding CMD domain protein, protein MTDLASPTQPSAPSSADTIDTIDALAGLPAGSPLAAIRHARDKVALHTQRSEDALFDPALPDLSLQERLFAAWYAARLSLADDLADAYTAKLIAAGAQPITLDAIEAGTLDSVTDARLIAILSHVKLLTIKPIEARPEHLQTLRQAGITTRGIVALSQLIAFVTYQLRVVAGLKALRAAQEAA, encoded by the coding sequence ATGACCGATCTCGCGTCACCGACTCAACCTTCCGCGCCTTCGAGCGCCGACACCATCGATACGATCGACGCCCTCGCCGGGCTGCCGGCCGGCAGCCCGCTCGCCGCGATCCGCCATGCCCGCGACAAGGTCGCGCTGCACACGCAACGCAGCGAAGACGCGTTGTTCGATCCGGCATTGCCCGACCTGTCGCTGCAGGAACGCCTGTTTGCCGCATGGTATGCCGCGCGCCTCTCGCTGGCTGACGATCTCGCCGACGCCTACACCGCGAAGCTCATCGCCGCCGGCGCCCAGCCGATCACGCTCGATGCGATCGAAGCGGGCACGCTCGACTCCGTCACCGACGCACGCCTGATCGCGATCCTCTCGCACGTCAAGTTGCTGACTATCAAGCCCATCGAAGCCCGTCCCGAGCATCTGCAAACGCTGCGGCAAGCCGGTATCACGACACGCGGCATCGTGGCCTTGTCGCAGCTGATTGCATTCGTCACCTATCAATTGCGCGTGGTAGCGGGCCTGAAAGCTTTGCGCGCCGCACAGGAGGCAGCATGA
- a CDS encoding peroxidase-related enzyme (This protein belongs to a clade of uncharacterized proteins related to peroxidases such as the alkylhydroperoxidase AhpD.), with protein MSHVNAGASPVDRLNGFTFDTLGWRAWLDTVSLAGATLEQIAVLDESHPHAKTSDYYLLLVQQAEILRQRSGVFNAIMYAPGGLPRAERELASTVVSRVNGCVYCASVHAQRFGQLAKRTDAIEQVFEDPSTAGTTERERAIIRYAIELTDHPENVDAAAIERLEANGLTHAEILDLTHAIAIFAWANRLMLTLGEPVFAQAGA; from the coding sequence ATGAGTCACGTGAACGCCGGCGCATCGCCGGTTGACCGGCTCAACGGCTTCACCTTCGATACGCTCGGCTGGCGCGCATGGCTCGATACGGTCAGCCTCGCCGGCGCCACACTCGAGCAGATCGCCGTCCTCGACGAGAGCCATCCGCATGCCAAGACCTCTGACTACTATCTGTTGCTGGTCCAGCAAGCGGAAATTCTGCGGCAGCGCTCAGGGGTCTTCAACGCGATCATGTATGCGCCAGGCGGCCTGCCGCGCGCCGAGCGCGAACTCGCCAGCACCGTGGTGTCGCGCGTAAACGGCTGCGTGTATTGCGCTTCGGTGCATGCGCAACGATTCGGCCAGCTCGCGAAGCGAACCGATGCGATCGAACAGGTTTTCGAGGACCCGTCGACGGCAGGCACCACGGAGCGCGAGCGCGCGATCATCCGGTACGCGATCGAACTGACTGACCACCCCGAAAATGTCGACGCCGCCGCTATCGAGCGGCTCGAAGCAAACGGGCTGACGCACGCGGAAATTCTCGACCTGACGCACGCTATCGCGATCTTCGCGTGGGCCAACCGGCTGATGCTCACGCTTGGCGAGCCGGTGTTTGCGCAAGCCGGCGCGTGA
- a CDS encoding GNAT family N-acetyltransferase produces MSTTRPAPSTPRSTGSTSTEPVIRDATEADLPAIQAIYAHHVLTGVASFEEIPPSVDDLRTRLASVRSHGLPYMVVEIDGEVAGYCYATPYRPRAAYRNTIEDSIYVGDAYRGRGLGRVLLQALIDRCETGPWRQMVAVIADGGSGGSLSLHTQLGFELTGTLKAVGFKHGRWLDTTLMQRTLGAGDSTVPDGVAR; encoded by the coding sequence ATGAGCACCACCCGCCCCGCGCCCTCCACGCCCCGTTCAACCGGCTCGACCAGCACCGAACCCGTGATCCGCGACGCCACCGAAGCCGATCTGCCCGCGATCCAGGCGATCTACGCGCATCACGTTCTGACCGGCGTCGCTTCGTTCGAAGAAATCCCACCCTCCGTCGACGACCTGCGCACGCGCCTCGCGTCGGTGCGCAGTCATGGGCTGCCGTACATGGTGGTCGAGATCGACGGCGAAGTCGCCGGCTATTGTTACGCGACGCCGTACCGGCCGCGCGCCGCCTATCGCAACACCATCGAAGATTCCATCTACGTCGGCGACGCGTATCGCGGGCGAGGCCTCGGGCGCGTGCTGCTGCAGGCGCTGATCGACCGTTGCGAAACCGGACCGTGGCGCCAGATGGTCGCCGTCATCGCCGACGGCGGCAGCGGCGGTTCGCTGTCCCTGCATACGCAGTTGGGCTTCGAATTGACCGGTACGCTGAAGGCGGTCGGCTTCAAACACGGCCGGTGGCTCGACACCACGCTGATGCAGCGGACGTTGGGCGCGGGCGATTCGACCGTGCCGGACGGCGTGGCGCGGTAA
- a CDS encoding MerR family transcriptional regulator, with the protein MPNTPPPIPPSPDGSTIPASATPRNEYTVDELARVTDTTVRNVRAYQDRGLLEPPEKRGRVGVYDDTHVSRLKLINHLLARGYTLANIQDLIKAVDEGHDLRSILGLETAIGSRWSRERPKKYSLLELLQMFGDKASPSALGKAVDLGLLERDGLSFVSGSPTALAAGATMAKEGIPLADLLDAVGIARPHFNAVAKALVDLVVRQLDRYDADALPPPADVPALVDAIWRVRPLAMVLVESEMNRALEEASGDYLGDRVAAIMEKKLGHAPDGTAAERGATKKNKPRK; encoded by the coding sequence ATGCCCAATACGCCGCCCCCCATTCCGCCCTCACCCGACGGTTCGACCATCCCGGCAAGCGCCACGCCGCGCAACGAATACACCGTCGACGAACTCGCACGCGTTACCGACACCACCGTGCGCAACGTGCGCGCCTATCAGGACCGCGGCCTGCTCGAGCCGCCGGAAAAGCGCGGCCGCGTCGGCGTGTATGACGACACGCACGTCTCGCGTCTGAAGCTGATCAACCATCTGCTCGCGCGCGGCTACACGCTCGCGAACATCCAGGATCTGATCAAGGCCGTCGACGAAGGCCACGATCTGCGTTCTATCCTCGGCCTTGAAACCGCGATCGGCAGCCGCTGGTCGCGCGAGCGGCCAAAAAAATACTCGCTGCTCGAACTGCTGCAAATGTTCGGCGACAAGGCCTCGCCGAGCGCCCTCGGCAAAGCGGTCGATCTGGGTCTGCTCGAGCGCGACGGCCTCTCTTTCGTGTCCGGCAGCCCAACGGCGCTGGCCGCCGGCGCGACCATGGCCAAGGAAGGCATTCCGCTCGCCGACCTGCTCGACGCCGTGGGTATTGCCAGACCGCATTTCAACGCGGTCGCCAAGGCGCTGGTCGATCTGGTGGTACGCCAACTGGATCGCTATGACGCCGACGCCCTGCCGCCGCCCGCCGACGTGCCCGCTCTCGTCGACGCGATCTGGCGGGTGCGGCCGCTGGCGATGGTGCTGGTGGAAAGCGAAATGAACCGCGCGCTGGAAGAAGCCTCCGGCGATTATCTCGGCGACCGGGTCGCGGCGATCATGGAAAAGAAGCTGGGCCACGCGCCCGACGGTACGGCGGCCGAGCGCGGAGCGACGAAGAAAAATAAACCCAGGAAGTAG